In Helicoverpa zea isolate HzStark_Cry1AcR chromosome 3, ilHelZeax1.1, whole genome shotgun sequence, the following proteins share a genomic window:
- the LOC124646032 gene encoding neuroligin-1-like: MRADRAALLAWLVCCAAALSSHKYSTRVVRTKYGPLRGIVVHSHPQVEAYLGVPYATPPLGSLRYMPPVTPSQWRTTRLADASGPACPQVPPAAAPRDDALLLHPRARIRQLERLLPVLANQSEDCLYVNLYVPVNGGEEGESGGLPCLVFVHGESYEWSSGNAYDGTTLAANGNIVVVTINFRLGVLGFLKTGAKGSAQGNFGLMDLVAGLHWLRENLPAFGGDPERVTLMGHGTGAALANFLAVSPVARELLKRVILLSGSGLSSWALQREPLTIKRKVAEQTGCHGDLLEDDLAPCLRNKPLAELLAVRLDPPRFLPGFAPFVDGTVIVNPSAPPPTDSSRLGAGAAAVANAAGHELADFSHRELLFGLTTTESYLEFNAQDLEFGFNESRRDRILRTFVRNAYYYHLNEIYSTLKNEYTDWDKPVQNPLSVRDATLEVLSDGRTAAPLIRLGYLHALRGGTTYFTHFHHLSQDKDYPQRPGSVHGEELPYYLGVPISLTHHQQNFTQQEQRVSKLCIHYISNFVRYGNPNDPSATPPPSPMLGETPRLGPDQTPYWDTYDTINQLYMEISGKPEMRSHYRGHKMSLWLSLIPQLHRPGSDLPDAAMRHHHFQEDNANYYEGAVRAQSMSRAHVPHVVELEGGARARSTAPPRAAAPRPAPSAPPSTECPPNATAPTVHPDDALLRRLASSHYQSYTAALTVTIAVGCFLLLLNVLIFAGIYHQRGSRPRRSKDDLAEAGSSSSSDNYDGKLDYEVRAFDGKGFGFECKSAHVPRGVGSKFDLRTLSDCGEPTFGEYSCYDEKHRAARSSMPDVSVGSAIEAGSVVCIDTQKPDIQKVEGRPGDPVGRTSTFEPRVVDSSTQVKFGPEGAEGAGDAGAEGEGGGILRAPPAPAAPAPPGIMKKRVQIQEISV, from the exons ATGCGCGCGGACCGCGCCGCGCTGCTCGCGTGGCTCGTCTGCTGCGCGGCCGCACTCTCCTCGCACAAGTACAGTACGCGCGTCGTCCGCACCAAGTACGGCCCGCTGCGAGGCATCGTCGTGCACTCGCATCCGCAGGTCGAGGCCTACCTCGGAGTGCCGTATGCTACACCGCCCTTAGGTAGTCTAAG ATACATGCCGCCGGTGACGCCGTCGCAGTGGCGGACGACGCGGCTGGCGGACGCGTCGGGGCCGGCGTGCCCGCAAGtaccgcccgccgccgcgccgcgcgatgacgCGTTGTTACTGCACCCGCGCGCGCGCATCCGACAGCTTGAGCGATTGCTGCCAGTACTCGCCAACCAGAGCGAAGACTGCTTGTATGTCAACCTCTATGTGCCTGTTAATG GGGGTGAGGAGGGTGAGAGCGGCGGTCTTCCGTGCTTGGTGTTCGTGCATGGCGAGTCTTATGAATGGAGCTCCGGGAATGCGTACGATGGCACCACGCTGGCGGCCAATGGCAACATCGTTGTCGTCACCATCAATTTTAGGTTAGGTGTTTTGG GTTTTTTAAAGACTGGTGCTAAGGGGTCGGCACAGGGTAACTTCGGTCTGATGGACCTGGTGGCGGGGCTGCACTGGCTGCGGGAGAACCTGCCGGCGTTCGGGGGCGACCCCGAGCGGGTTACGCTCATGGGCCACGGCACGggagcagcgctcgcgaacTTCCTCGCCGTCTCGCCTGTCGCCCGGG AACTACTGAAGCGCGTCATCTTGTTAAGTGGGTCGGGGCTGAGTTCATGGGCGCTGCAGAGGGAACCGCTCACGATAAAAAGAAAG gTGGCGGAACAAACGGGGTGTCATGGGGACTTGTTGGAGGATGACCTGGCTCCGTGCTTGCGCAACAAACCACTTGCTGAGTTGTTGGCGGTGAGGCTCGACCCGCCGCGGTTTCTGCCCGGGTTCGCGCCTTTCGTCGACGGCACTGTTATCGTTAACCCTTCC GCCCCGCCCCCCACCGACAGTTCCCGATTAGGCGCCGGCGCAGCAGCAGTCGCCAACGCCGCCGGACATGAACTTGCCGACTTCTCACACAGAGAACTCTTGTTCGGACTCACTACCACCG AATCTTACCTGGAATTTAACGCCCAAGACTTGGAGTTTGGCTTCAACGAGAGCCGACGGGATCGCATTCTTCGCACATTCGTCCGGAACGCGTACTATTACCACCTGAATGAGATCTACTCGACCTTGAAGAACGAGTACACGGACTGGGACAAGCCCGTGCAGAACCCGCTCAGTGTGCGCGACGCCACGCTCGAG GTGCTAAGTGACGGGCGGACCGCGGCGCCGCTAATCCGGCTGGGCTATTTACACGCGCTGCGAGGTGGCACCACTTACTTCACGCATTTCCACCATCTCTCCCAAGATAAGGATTATCCGCAA AGACCAGGATCAGTGCATGGAGAGGAGCTGCCATACTACTTGGGTGTCCCAATATCTCTGACGCATCATCAGCAAAACTTCACGCAGCAGGAGCAGCGAGTGTCCAAATTGTGCATCCATTACATCTCCAACTTCGTCAGATATGG CAATCCAAATGACCCATCGGCAACCCCACCTCCGAGTCCGATGCTAGGCGAGACTCCCAGGCTGGGCCCCGACCAGACGCCGTACTGGGACACGTACGACACCATCAACCAACTCTACATGGAGATCA GTGGCAAGCCGGAGATGCGCAGCCACTACCGCGGGCACAAGATGTCTCTGTGGCTGTCGCTGATCCCGCAGCTGCACCGGCCCGGCTCCGACCTGCCCGACGCCGCCATGCGCCACCACCACTTCCAGGAGGACAACGCCAACTACTACGAGG GAGCAGTGCGTGCGCAGTCGATGTCGCGCGCGCACGTGCCGCACGTGGTGGAGCTGGAGGGCGGCGCCCGCGCGCGCAGCAccgcgccgccgcgcgccgccgccccgcgccccgcgccctcCGCGCCGCCCTCCACCGAGTGCCCGCCGAACGCCACCGCGCCTACTGTCcaccctgatgatgcgctgctGCGCCGCCTCGCCTCCTCCCACTACCAGTCGTACACGGCCGCGCTCACCGTCACCATCGCCGTGGGTTGTTTCCTCTTACTCCTGAATGTGCTCATCTTCGCGGGGATCTATCACCAGCGTGGCTCCCGGCCGCGTCGGTCTAAGGATGACCTGGCTGAGGCTGGCAGCTCTTCGTCGTCAGATAACTACGATGGCAAGCTTGATTATGAAGTGCGCGCGTTCGATGGCAAGGGTTTTGGTTTCGAATGTAAATCTGCGCATGTGCCGCGCGGTGTGGGCTCTAAATTTGACCTGCGGACGTTATCGGACTGCGGTGAACCGACATTCGGCGAGTACAGCTGTTACGATGAGAAGCACCGGGCGGCTCGTAGCTCCATGCCTGACGTGAGTGTGGGCAGCGCTATTGAGGCGGGGAGTGTGGTATGTATTGACACTCAGAAGCCCGATATCCAGAAGGTGGAGGGGCGGCCGGGCGACCCGGTGGGGCGCACCAGCACGTTCGAGCCGCGCGTGGTGGACAGCTCCACGCAGGTGAAGTTCGGgccggagggcgcggagggcgcgggCGACGCGGGCGCGGAGGGGGAGGGGGGCGGCATCTTGCGCGCgccccccgcgcccgccgcccccgcgccgcCCGGCATCATGAAGAAGCGTGTACAGATACAGGAGATATCTGTATGA